The following proteins come from a genomic window of Terriglobales bacterium:
- the rimM gene encoding ribosome maturation factor RimM (Essential for efficient processing of 16S rRNA) — MADEFITIARLIKPQGRLGEVAADILTDFPERFAERTHVFALDDSGARRELQVEAFWPHKQRLVLKFKGVDSIDDAEALVGCEIQVPRAERTALEAGSAYVGDLVGCEVFVSGAAVGGQARLIGAVADVQFGAGEAPLLVVRQDQREFLIPLAQEYLRKLAPEARRIEMELPEGMLDLDAPLSQEEKNAQKKTNG, encoded by the coding sequence ATAGCGGACGAGTTCATCACCATCGCCCGCCTCATCAAGCCGCAAGGCCGGCTTGGCGAAGTCGCCGCCGATATTCTCACCGATTTTCCTGAACGCTTCGCCGAGCGCACGCACGTCTTTGCTCTCGACGACAGCGGCGCGCGGCGGGAACTGCAGGTCGAGGCCTTCTGGCCGCACAAGCAGCGGCTGGTGCTCAAGTTCAAGGGTGTCGATTCCATCGACGATGCCGAGGCGCTGGTCGGCTGCGAAATTCAGGTTCCCCGTGCCGAGCGCACGGCGCTCGAAGCGGGCTCGGCCTATGTCGGCGACCTCGTTGGCTGCGAAGTCTTCGTCAGCGGCGCCGCAGTGGGCGGGCAAGCGCGTCTTATCGGCGCCGTTGCTGACGTTCAGTTCGGGGCCGGTGAAGCGCCGCTTCTCGTCGTTCGTCAGGACCAGCGCGAGTTCTTGATCCCCCTGGCGCAGGAATATCTCCGTAAGCTTGCGCCGGAGGCCCGGCGAATCGAGATGGAGCTGCCCGAGGGCATGCTCGACCTGGACGCTCCGCTATCGCAGGAAGAAAAAAACGCGCAGAAAAAAACAAATGGGTAG
- a CDS encoding KH domain-containing protein encodes MASDPSTAGTEQPAPDLRALIEEIAKSLVDTPGEVSVESFDEDGATVLELRVAPGDLGKVIGKQGRTARAFRNILGAAGSKLDRRFELEILE; translated from the coding sequence ATGGCGAGCGATCCATCCACCGCCGGCACTGAGCAGCCCGCACCCGATCTGCGTGCGCTGATCGAGGAAATCGCCAAGTCGCTCGTGGATACTCCCGGCGAGGTCTCCGTCGAATCCTTCGATGAAGACGGCGCCACCGTGCTTGAGCTGCGCGTCGCCCCCGGCGACCTCGGCAAAGTGATCGGCAAACAGGGCCGCACGGCGCGCGCTTTTCGCAACATCCTGGGCGCCGCCGGCAGCAAACTGGACCGCCGTTTCGAGCTGGAGATCCTGGAATAG
- the rpsP gene encoding 30S ribosomal protein S16: MIRLARVGARKQPYYRVVVIEKERARNGRSVEVVGTYNPRTAPASVNLKRERIDHWVSKGAKMSETVARLVAKYPAAATSPAA, from the coding sequence ATGATCCGACTGGCGCGCGTGGGCGCGCGTAAGCAACCTTACTATCGCGTGGTGGTGATCGAGAAAGAGCGGGCGCGCAATGGGCGCTCGGTGGAAGTGGTCGGCACTTACAACCCGCGGACCGCTCCGGCCAGCGTCAATCTTAAGCGTGAACGCATTGACCACTGGGTCAGCAAGGGCGCCAAGATGTCGGAGACGGTCGCCCGTTTGGTCGCCAAGTACCCCGCCGCCGCGACTTCCCCGGCAGCGTGA
- a CDS encoding peroxiredoxin-like family protein codes for MKWRSLEEAQSGLGHATLKAALDERRELMEKYVPAASLAVNRRSVDELRASGIADRILPVGSAAPGFELPDHDGKLFASGSGPLVIVFLRGRWCPFCVATAEAWNEALPQVLAAGAAVVAISPQTVHQSYLMRDQHKLAFPLLSDAGNAVARQFGLAYRVPDYQQEMYSKTFVNLPFINGEPSWELPLPATFVLRDHEVVFAAADPDYTIRIEPADVLSALRRAP; via the coding sequence ATGAAGTGGCGCAGCCTTGAAGAAGCCCAATCCGGACTCGGTCACGCGACCCTGAAAGCAGCGCTCGACGAGCGCCGCGAACTGATGGAGAAATACGTTCCTGCCGCTTCGCTCGCCGTCAATCGCCGCTCCGTGGACGAACTGCGCGCCTCCGGAATCGCGGACCGCATCCTGCCGGTCGGGTCCGCAGCTCCCGGCTTCGAACTGCCGGACCACGACGGCAAACTCTTCGCCTCCGGCTCCGGTCCCCTGGTCATCGTCTTTCTGCGCGGGCGTTGGTGCCCGTTCTGTGTTGCCACTGCGGAAGCCTGGAATGAAGCCCTGCCCCAGGTGCTCGCCGCCGGAGCGGCCGTGGTCGCCATCTCGCCGCAAACCGTGCACCAGTCCTACCTCATGCGCGACCAGCACAAGCTTGCCTTTCCCCTGCTCAGCGATGCCGGCAACGCGGTCGCCCGGCAATTCGGACTGGCGTATCGAGTTCCCGATTACCAGCAGGAGATGTACAGCAAGACCTTCGTCAACCTGCCGTTCATCAACGGTGAGCCAAGCTGGGAATTGCCCCTGCCCGCCACCTTCGTTTTGCGGGATCATGAAGTAGTTTTTGCCGCCGCGGATCCGGACTATACGATCCGAATCGAACCGGCAGATGTTTTGTCCGCCTTGCGCCGCGCGCCTTGA
- a CDS encoding DUF169 domain-containing protein — protein sequence MPTNTAAPAATLKKLDDAISRYVRPDTFPLAIRMIKPGEELPPDIKVPSRDLGEQWIVCQSIGVARRYGWGIAVGKKDVICPLAAIAFGFRKPNDEYLKGFAAVGMYCKDEQAATNLEASAWKFQPGDYEHLCVAPLNRAKFEPHVIAIYANSAQVLRLVHATLYKRGGRVASTSGGRLDCAEIVIQTMTTNEPKVILPCTGDRVFGMAQDTEMVFAFPFAWSEEIMEGLEGTHKGGIRFPITVAMRETVHMPPTYRELMKKLEDRDANKP from the coding sequence ATGCCTACTAATACCGCCGCTCCCGCTGCAACCCTGAAGAAACTGGACGATGCCATCTCCCGCTACGTCCGTCCCGACACCTTTCCGCTCGCCATTCGCATGATCAAGCCCGGCGAAGAACTTCCGCCGGACATCAAGGTCCCCAGCCGCGACCTCGGTGAGCAATGGATCGTCTGCCAGTCCATTGGCGTCGCGCGCCGCTATGGCTGGGGCATCGCCGTCGGCAAGAAAGACGTCATCTGCCCGCTCGCTGCTATCGCCTTCGGGTTTCGCAAACCCAATGACGAGTACCTGAAAGGCTTCGCGGCGGTTGGGATGTATTGCAAGGACGAACAGGCGGCCACCAACCTCGAAGCGAGCGCGTGGAAATTCCAGCCCGGCGACTACGAGCACCTCTGCGTCGCGCCCCTGAACCGGGCGAAATTCGAGCCCCATGTCATCGCCATCTACGCCAACAGCGCGCAGGTGCTGCGCCTGGTTCACGCCACCCTGTACAAGCGCGGCGGTCGCGTCGCAAGCACTTCGGGGGGCCGCCTCGATTGCGCCGAAATCGTCATCCAGACCATGACCACCAACGAGCCCAAGGTCATCCTCCCCTGCACCGGGGACCGCGTCTTCGGCATGGCCCAGGACACCGAGATGGTGTTCGCCTTTCCTTTCGCCTGGTCGGAAGAGATCATGGAAGGCCTGGAAGGCACGCACAAGGGCGGCATCCGTTTCCCCATCACCGTCGCCATGCGCGAAACCGTGCACATGCCTCCGACCTACCGGGAACTGATGAAAAAACTCGAAGACCGCGACGCCAACAAGCCATGA
- the ffh gene encoding signal recognition particle protein, which produces MFENLTDKLQRAFKNLRGQGKLTEENIQEALREIRLALLEADVNFKVVKELIDHIQAKAVGQEVMTALSPAEQVIKIVRDELVELLGHDTAKVKFASQPPSVILMAGLQGSGKTTTSGKLAHWLKKGGHRPLLVSVDVYRPAAREQLKVVAKQVGANLYEGQVEEANTATVERLAKEARKEAVVTGSDILIVDTAGRLHIDEQLMEEMQSLKKLLNPQEILFVADAMTGQDAVKSADEFHKKLTLTGVVLTKMDGDARGGAALSIRKVTGQPIKFIGVGEKFDALEPFHPDRIVGRILGMGDILSLIEKAEQTLDRKKAEDFTKKALGGDGFSLEDFRDQLRQVKKMGSISSIMKMLPSVGPFANMQKAVDNVDEGQITRVEAIINSMTPHEREHHDVINGSRRKRIARGSGTSVQEVNQLLRQYAQMRKMFKDMGKASFGRKLAGMKFPGM; this is translated from the coding sequence ATGTTTGAGAACCTTACCGACAAGCTGCAGCGCGCCTTCAAAAACCTGCGCGGCCAAGGCAAGCTCACCGAAGAGAACATCCAGGAGGCGCTGCGAGAAATCCGCTTGGCCCTGCTGGAAGCTGACGTCAACTTCAAAGTCGTCAAGGAATTGATCGACCACATCCAGGCCAAGGCGGTCGGCCAGGAGGTCATGACCGCGCTTTCTCCCGCCGAGCAGGTCATCAAGATCGTTCGAGACGAACTCGTCGAGCTCCTCGGCCACGATACCGCCAAAGTGAAGTTCGCCTCGCAACCGCCCAGCGTCATCCTGATGGCCGGCCTGCAAGGTTCCGGCAAGACCACCACCTCGGGCAAGCTGGCGCACTGGCTCAAGAAGGGCGGCCATCGTCCGCTGCTGGTCTCGGTTGACGTCTATCGTCCCGCCGCCCGCGAGCAGTTGAAGGTCGTGGCCAAGCAAGTGGGCGCCAACCTCTACGAAGGCCAGGTCGAGGAAGCCAACACCGCCACCGTGGAGCGCCTGGCCAAGGAAGCGCGCAAGGAAGCCGTCGTGACCGGCAGCGACATACTCATCGTCGACACCGCCGGCCGCCTGCACATCGACGAGCAGCTCATGGAAGAAATGCAGTCGCTAAAGAAGCTGCTCAACCCGCAGGAGATCCTGTTCGTTGCCGACGCCATGACCGGCCAGGACGCGGTCAAGTCCGCCGACGAATTCCACAAGAAGCTCACCCTCACCGGCGTTGTGCTTACCAAGATGGATGGCGACGCCCGCGGCGGCGCTGCGCTTTCTATCCGCAAGGTCACCGGGCAACCGATCAAGTTCATCGGCGTGGGCGAAAAATTCGATGCCCTCGAGCCCTTTCATCCCGACCGCATCGTCGGCCGCATTCTCGGCATGGGCGATATCCTCTCGCTCATCGAAAAAGCCGAGCAGACCCTGGACCGCAAGAAGGCCGAGGACTTCACCAAGAAAGCTCTCGGCGGCGATGGCTTCTCCCTGGAAGATTTCCGCGACCAGCTTCGCCAGGTCAAGAAGATGGGTTCCATCTCCAGCATCATGAAGATGCTGCCCTCGGTCGGTCCCTTCGCCAACATGCAGAAGGCCGTGGACAATGTTGACGAGGGCCAGATCACGCGCGTCGAAGCCATCATCAACTCCATGACCCCGCACGAGCGCGAGCACCACGACGTCATCAACGGCAGCCGCCGCAAGCGCATCGCACGCGGCAGCGGCACCTCGGTGCAGGAAGTAAACCAGCTTTTGCGCCAGTATGCCCAGATGCGAAAAATGTTTAAGGACATGGGCAAGGCCAGCTTTGGCCGCAAGCTGGCCGGCATGAAGTTCCCGGGAATGTGA
- a CDS encoding winged helix-turn-helix domain-containing protein, with translation MLISRQPGLYRFGIFEADCATGELRKAGARVRLQDQPFAVLMVLLERPGELVTREDLRQKLWSGDTFVDFDHSLNTAITKLREALGDAATNPRFIETLARRGYRFIAPVQRFDNKLASVPASPTEPAAASSEGGSGFAILTRPADVPPVPRGYVRALFALIQIMYLVFYVVALTRLHAVDRALDQAFGQSPWLLVVVVVTAVIGVPIRLFLLSAAAFNVWQVSRKFTRLFPVVIVLDGIWALAPFLLVSKIGWGGALAATAALLYVPFSQRTLLLMGERASTSGN, from the coding sequence ATGCTGATTTCGAGACAGCCCGGCCTCTACCGGTTCGGCATCTTCGAAGCCGACTGCGCGACCGGCGAACTGCGCAAGGCCGGCGCCCGCGTACGCCTCCAAGACCAGCCCTTTGCCGTACTCATGGTCCTGCTGGAACGGCCCGGCGAACTGGTGACACGCGAAGATCTGCGCCAGAAATTGTGGAGCGGCGACACCTTCGTGGATTTCGATCACAGTCTCAACACCGCCATCACCAAGTTGCGCGAGGCGCTGGGCGATGCGGCGACCAATCCTCGATTTATCGAGACCCTGGCGCGCCGCGGCTATCGTTTCATCGCCCCTGTCCAGCGGTTCGACAACAAACTTGCCAGTGTCCCTGCAAGCCCGACGGAACCCGCCGCGGCATCCAGCGAAGGTGGGTCGGGCTTTGCGATTCTTACTCGTCCTGCCGACGTTCCTCCCGTTCCGCGGGGATATGTGAGAGCGCTGTTCGCGCTCATCCAGATCATGTACCTGGTGTTTTATGTCGTCGCGCTTACGCGCTTGCACGCCGTGGATCGAGCCCTCGACCAGGCATTCGGACAATCCCCCTGGCTCCTCGTCGTGGTGGTGGTTACGGCGGTGATTGGCGTGCCCATTCGCCTGTTCCTGTTGAGCGCGGCGGCATTCAATGTCTGGCAGGTCAGCCGGAAGTTTACGCGCCTTTTTCCCGTGGTCATTGTGCTGGATGGGATATGGGCGCTCGCGCCGTTCTTGCTGGTGTCCAAGATTGGCTGGGGCGGCGCACTAGCAGCAACCGCGGCGCTGCTCTACGTGCCTTTTTCCCAACGGACCTTGCTGCTGATGGGCGAGCGCGCGTCGACATCCGGGAATTGA
- a CDS encoding GtrA family protein — translation MNASTPQHVRWLKFSFVGAIGIGVQLGALSLFIRLRLPYLPATALAVACAVLHNFIWHERFTWADRAQGTGPAEILVRLLRFCLANAAISIVGNLLLMWWLVGQAGLPVLPANLISISACYAANFLVSDRWVFLVPKAQFPDVDARSPISSKVRWEKGT, via the coding sequence TTGAACGCTTCGACACCACAGCACGTACGCTGGCTGAAGTTTTCTTTTGTCGGAGCCATTGGGATTGGGGTGCAACTGGGCGCGCTGTCCCTCTTTATCCGACTGCGTCTCCCGTACCTGCCGGCGACCGCCCTGGCGGTGGCATGCGCCGTGCTTCACAATTTCATCTGGCATGAGCGCTTCACTTGGGCCGATCGCGCGCAAGGCACGGGGCCGGCAGAGATACTGGTTCGGCTGCTGCGATTTTGCCTGGCCAATGCCGCCATTTCGATTGTCGGAAACCTGCTGCTGATGTGGTGGCTGGTCGGGCAAGCGGGGCTTCCCGTCCTGCCCGCCAACCTGATCAGCATATCCGCTTGTTATGCGGCGAATTTCCTGGTCAGCGACCGCTGGGTGTTCCTGGTCCCGAAAGCTCAATTCCCGGATGTCGACGCGCGCTCGCCCATCAGCAGCAAGGTCCGTTGGGAAAAAGGCACGTAG
- a CDS encoding CDP-alcohol phosphatidyltransferase family protein, whose protein sequence is MSASLEKRALIWMAERTPQWINSDHLTALGFAGQALAGVFYAAARWDRRALLVVILCLAVNWLGDSMDGTLARVRGRQRPRYGFYVDHIIDTFAAFFLMGGMALSGYVHPAIAAGMLVAFLMLSIEVYLASYTLGTFRLSYGKLGPTEIRILLVIGNIALLYRPVVKLHGIQFRLFDVGGTVAIAAMTVMLVVSSITHSLRLYREERMP, encoded by the coding sequence GTGTCCGCCTCCCTGGAAAAGCGTGCCCTGATCTGGATGGCGGAGCGCACTCCGCAGTGGATCAATTCCGATCACCTCACTGCGCTCGGCTTTGCCGGTCAGGCGCTGGCAGGAGTTTTCTACGCCGCCGCGCGCTGGGACCGCCGAGCGCTGCTGGTTGTGATCCTCTGCCTGGCGGTGAACTGGCTCGGCGATAGCATGGACGGCACTCTCGCGCGTGTTCGCGGCCGGCAGCGGCCACGCTACGGCTTCTACGTGGACCACATCATCGACACCTTCGCCGCCTTTTTCCTCATGGGCGGCATGGCACTTTCCGGCTACGTTCACCCCGCCATCGCCGCCGGCATGCTGGTCGCGTTTCTGATGCTGTCCATTGAGGTCTACCTTGCCTCCTACACGTTGGGAACTTTTCGCCTCTCCTACGGCAAGCTGGGACCGACTGAAATCCGGATTCTGCTGGTGATCGGAAACATTGCGCTGCTGTACCGGCCGGTGGTGAAGCTGCACGGCATTCAGTTCCGGCTTTTCGACGTGGGCGGTACGGTGGCCATCGCCGCGATGACGGTCATGCTAGTGGTGTCGAGCATCACACACTCTCTGCGCCTTTATCGCGAGGAGCGAATGCCTTGA
- a CDS encoding amidohydrolase family protein — translation MPNPKTALKPPKPAIHNGWVRKSELDAWLDRCLPVPTQVISNEEYTPIPQTPEQKRLEREIIAGAERQARRLGTDRRSFLKSSCGMALAFAAMNTVFGRMFTVEAEELFESAAVDANKLKTFIFDIQTHHVAMPEQAPHADQEFLNAVVGMRNMARKINPALKDRTAHIEDAYIESYIKEVFLDSDTDVVALSALPGSSEETDVLTPEVIFKSKTWINQLTSSPRVISHGYFSPDLGNENLDLMDAQLSKLKINAWKGYTGVARAKGKAGWRLDDEKTAYPALEKAVKQRVKNICIHKGLPFPGDPEWWSPMDVPKAAKDFPNLNFLVYHSGFRGPQDALAAAKGEFRTETYIPWTSDICAWKKKNPEIKNIYMEMGSTFALMVSTSPLLASYVMGMIIDAFGSDHVLWGTDSIWWGSPQWQIEAFRRLEMPPDLQKRFGYQPLTPEVKRAIFGLNAARVYGIDPNEKINPLPADYLQRLRKMYKASGMAEPSNTQYGWVRASI, via the coding sequence ATGCCCAATCCGAAAACAGCGCTGAAGCCTCCCAAACCTGCTATTCACAACGGTTGGGTTCGCAAGTCGGAACTCGACGCCTGGCTCGACCGCTGCCTGCCGGTGCCGACGCAGGTGATCTCCAACGAAGAGTACACGCCCATTCCGCAGACTCCCGAGCAGAAGCGGCTGGAGCGGGAAATCATCGCCGGGGCCGAACGCCAGGCGCGGCGGCTCGGCACGGACCGCAGAAGTTTCCTGAAATCCTCGTGCGGCATGGCGTTGGCCTTCGCGGCCATGAACACCGTTTTCGGACGCATGTTCACCGTCGAAGCCGAAGAATTGTTCGAGTCCGCCGCAGTCGACGCAAACAAGCTCAAGACTTTCATCTTTGACATCCAGACTCACCACGTCGCCATGCCCGAGCAGGCGCCCCACGCCGATCAGGAATTCCTGAACGCGGTGGTCGGCATGCGCAACATGGCGCGCAAAATCAATCCCGCATTAAAAGATCGAACTGCGCATATCGAAGATGCCTACATCGAGAGTTACATCAAGGAGGTGTTTCTCGACAGCGACACCGACGTGGTCGCGCTCAGCGCTCTGCCGGGATCGTCGGAAGAGACCGACGTCCTCACGCCGGAAGTCATCTTCAAGAGCAAGACCTGGATTAACCAACTGACCAGTTCGCCGCGCGTCATCAGCCACGGATATTTTTCGCCCGACCTCGGCAACGAGAATCTCGACCTCATGGACGCGCAGTTATCGAAGCTGAAGATTAACGCCTGGAAGGGCTACACCGGCGTTGCTCGCGCCAAGGGGAAGGCAGGCTGGCGCCTGGATGACGAGAAGACCGCTTACCCCGCCTTGGAAAAAGCCGTGAAGCAGCGCGTGAAGAACATCTGCATCCACAAGGGGCTGCCCTTCCCCGGCGATCCCGAATGGTGGAGCCCGATGGACGTGCCCAAGGCCGCCAAGGATTTTCCCAACCTGAATTTCCTGGTCTACCACTCCGGCTTCCGGGGACCGCAGGACGCGCTTGCCGCCGCCAAAGGCGAGTTCCGCACCGAGACCTACATTCCTTGGACCTCCGATATCTGCGCCTGGAAGAAGAAGAACCCCGAGATCAAGAATATCTACATGGAAATGGGCAGCACCTTCGCCCTCATGGTCTCCACCAGTCCGCTGCTCGCCTCCTATGTGATGGGCATGATTATCGACGCCTTCGGCTCCGACCACGTGCTCTGGGGAACTGATTCCATCTGGTGGGGCTCGCCACAGTGGCAGATCGAAGCCTTCCGCCGCCTGGAAATGCCCCCGGATCTGCAAAAGCGCTTCGGCTACCAGCCGCTTACTCCGGAGGTGAAACGCGCCATCTTCGGCCTGAACGCGGCGCGCGTCTACGGCATCGATCCCAACGAAAAAATCAACCCGCTGCCGGCCGATTACCTGCAGCGTCTGCGCAAAATGTACAAAGCCTCCGGCATGGCAGAGCCCAGCAATACCCAGTATGGCTGGGTCCGAGCATCGATTTGA
- a CDS encoding histone deacetylase, whose translation MLPFKIVYSDAYYLPIGEHVFPAGKYRLVHQRLLESGLAEPADFIAPHPAEDRDILLVHGADYVYKLQTGTLTAREELQMEIPFSEELVDAFWLAAGGSILAGRCALQDGIGINLGGGFHHAFPDHGEGFCMINDIAVAIRRLQKDKKIERALVIDCDVHQGNGTAVIFGRKRALELAAQPLPSAGAPTLRTTEHGSIRELPADGADVFTISLHQENNYPTWKPPSSIDVNLPDGIGDEPYLGWLDNAVSSALRRFEPQLISYVAGADPYQYDQLGGLQLSVGGLKKRDQFVFRMAKTRGIPVMVTLAGGYALDLNDTITIHSNTVAAAKEVFGS comes from the coding sequence ATGCTGCCCTTCAAGATCGTTTATAGCGATGCCTATTACTTGCCCATTGGGGAACACGTATTTCCCGCAGGCAAGTACCGCCTCGTGCATCAGCGCCTGCTCGAGAGCGGACTTGCCGAACCCGCCGACTTCATCGCGCCTCACCCAGCCGAGGACCGCGACATTCTCCTCGTTCACGGCGCCGATTACGTTTACAAGCTGCAGACCGGCACGCTCACCGCCCGCGAAGAATTGCAGATGGAAATCCCTTTTTCCGAAGAACTGGTTGACGCCTTCTGGCTCGCCGCCGGGGGATCCATTCTGGCGGGTCGATGTGCGCTCCAGGACGGCATCGGCATCAACCTTGGTGGCGGCTTTCACCACGCCTTTCCCGATCATGGTGAGGGCTTCTGCATGATCAACGACATTGCCGTCGCCATTCGCCGCCTTCAAAAAGACAAAAAAATCGAGCGCGCCCTGGTCATCGATTGCGATGTCCACCAAGGCAACGGCACGGCCGTTATCTTCGGGAGGAAGCGGGCGCTGGAGCTGGCGGCGCAGCCGCTGCCGTCGGCCGGCGCTCCAACTTTGCGCACTACCGAGCACGGTTCCATTCGCGAACTCCCCGCCGACGGCGCCGACGTCTTCACCATCTCGCTCCACCAGGAGAACAATTACCCCACGTGGAAGCCGCCTTCATCGATTGACGTGAACTTGCCCGACGGCATCGGGGACGAGCCTTATCTGGGCTGGCTCGATAACGCCGTCAGCTCCGCGCTGCGCCGCTTCGAGCCGCAATTGATCAGCTACGTCGCCGGCGCTGACCCTTACCAGTACGATCAGCTCGGCGGATTGCAACTTAGCGTTGGGGGTCTGAAAAAGCGCGACCAGTTCGTCTTCCGCATGGCCAAAACGCGCGGCATCCCGGTAATGGTCACTCTCGCCGGGGGCTACGCGCTGGACCTGAACGACACCATCACCATCCACAGCAATACGGTGGCGGCGGCCAAGGAAGTATTCGGCAGTTGA
- a CDS encoding SH3 domain-containing protein, with protein MASVLGAILLMALLSLPACKRGGGKQAEIAYVSVPQANLRDRIAAVYSKAGVVHNAERVEVLEKSRRFLKVKTERGEIGWIEERYVVDASVYDGFQKLARENAKYPVQAHGTTRVTLNMHLTAGRDSEHLFQMPDGAKVEVLKRETAEKPQTRVNPSQPKIEKPGAKKAAAKSEETPVSREDWLLVRDPAGHTGWVLSRMVDLDVPLEIAQYSEGQRIVAYFVLNQVADGEKKVSQYLVLLTENKDGLAWDFDQARIFTWNVKRHRYETAYRERKLVGVFPVTVGTADFGKEGVLPAFTLRVKDDDGKTTERKYKLNGPIVRRVLSPEEEQAKAQAKPARRRK; from the coding sequence GTGGCGAGCGTTCTCGGCGCCATCCTGCTCATGGCCTTATTGTCTCTGCCGGCATGCAAGCGAGGCGGAGGCAAGCAGGCGGAGATCGCTTACGTGTCGGTACCGCAGGCGAACCTGCGCGACCGCATCGCAGCCGTGTACAGCAAGGCCGGGGTGGTACACAACGCGGAGCGGGTCGAGGTGCTGGAGAAGAGCCGCCGGTTTCTCAAAGTGAAGACCGAGCGCGGCGAGATTGGCTGGATCGAAGAGCGCTACGTGGTAGACGCCAGCGTCTATGACGGGTTTCAGAAGCTCGCCCGGGAAAATGCGAAGTACCCGGTGCAGGCACATGGGACCACGCGCGTGACCCTCAACATGCACCTCACCGCTGGACGCGACTCCGAGCACTTGTTCCAGATGCCGGACGGAGCCAAGGTTGAAGTGCTGAAGCGCGAAACGGCGGAAAAGCCGCAAACCAGGGTCAATCCTTCCCAGCCCAAGATAGAAAAGCCGGGAGCCAAGAAGGCGGCGGCGAAGTCGGAGGAGACACCGGTATCTCGTGAAGACTGGCTGCTGGTGCGCGACCCGGCCGGGCATACGGGTTGGGTACTGTCGCGCATGGTGGATCTGGACGTGCCGCTAGAGATCGCACAGTATTCCGAAGGGCAGAGAATAGTCGCCTACTTTGTGCTCAACCAGGTTGCGGACGGGGAGAAGAAGGTTTCCCAGTACCTGGTGCTGCTGACGGAAAACAAGGACGGCCTGGCGTGGGACTTCGACCAGGCGCGGATTTTCACCTGGAACGTGAAACGCCACCGCTATGAAACCGCGTATCGCGAGCGCAAACTGGTGGGCGTCTTTCCGGTAACCGTGGGCACCGCGGACTTCGGAAAAGAGGGCGTGCTGCCTGCCTTTACGTTGCGAGTGAAAGACGACGACGGCAAAACCACGGAGCGGAAGTACAAGCTGAACGGCCCGATTGTTCGCCGAGTGCTCTCACCGGAGGAAGAACAGGCGAAGGCGCAAGCCAAGCCGGCGCGCCGGCGCAAATAA
- a CDS encoding DUF309 domain-containing protein, whose product MNLQEFQRGLELFNSREYFDAHEVWEDVWRAAPADEKKFLQGMIQVAVALHHHGRGNLRGARSLLARALRNLSDYPESYAGVDLAGIRSTIAQCQGALDLAGPLPPLRIPLS is encoded by the coding sequence ATGAACCTGCAGGAATTCCAGCGCGGTCTGGAGTTGTTCAACTCGCGCGAGTATTTCGACGCGCACGAAGTCTGGGAAGACGTGTGGCGCGCTGCGCCCGCGGATGAGAAAAAATTCCTGCAGGGGATGATCCAGGTGGCGGTCGCGCTGCATCACCACGGCCGCGGAAATCTCCGCGGTGCGCGCTCGCTGCTCGCCCGCGCGCTGCGCAATCTCTCCGATTATCCGGAATCCTACGCGGGCGTGGATCTAGCGGGGATTCGCTCCACCATCGCCCAGTGCCAGGGCGCTCTCGACCTTGCCGGTCCTCTGCCTCCACTGCGGATTCCGCTCTCCTGA
- the hfq gene encoding RNA chaperone Hfq, translating into MDKPAQNIQDSFLNTARKDKATITIYLLSGVKLTGRIRSFDKYSVVLETNNQEQLIFKHAISTVVMGKSAHPIERHELRPMPGETKPAPAHPGEQVTTPSGTEG; encoded by the coding sequence ATGGACAAGCCGGCGCAGAACATCCAGGATTCCTTTCTCAACACCGCCCGCAAAGACAAAGCGACGATCACCATCTATTTGCTCAGCGGGGTGAAGCTGACGGGACGCATCCGGTCGTTTGACAAGTATTCGGTCGTGCTCGAAACCAACAACCAGGAGCAGCTCATCTTCAAGCATGCGATTTCGACGGTGGTGATGGGCAAGAGCGCGCACCCAATCGAGCGGCATGAATTGCGGCCAATGCCGGGTGAAACCAAGCCGGCCCCAGCACATCCCGGCGAGCAGGTCACCACGCCGTCCGGCACGGAAGGGTAA